The following are encoded together in the Panicum virgatum strain AP13 chromosome 6K, P.virgatum_v5, whole genome shotgun sequence genome:
- the LOC120712625 gene encoding putative fucosyltransferase-like protein: MKGASNSQPGAGAQAQAGRRRRWGLLLPLLVGAAFLAEIAFLGRLDMAKNAEAVESWTTSFYRRSANWGEGEGGGGDGGDDEIRRCEERLELEDAVPYDRDFDRDPVLVGGAAKDWNKCAVGCEFGFSASKTPDATFGIAPDSSVESILRSMESSQYYSGNNIDVARGRGYKIVMTTSLSSDIPVGYFSWAEYDIMAPVPPKTEEALAAAFISNCGARNFRLQALEMLENLDVKIDSYGSCHRNRDGKVDKVETLKRYKFSLAFENSNEEDYVTEKYFQSLVAGSIPVVVGAPNIQEFSPGEGAILHIKELDDVASVAKTMKNIASNPDAFNQSLRWKYDGPSDSFKALIDMAAVHSSCRLCIHIATKIHEKEERTPKFANRPCSCSSKKGTVYHLFVRERGQFKSESIYLRSGQITLGALESAVLAKFRSLNHVPVWKDERPPSIRGGDDLKVYKIYPVGLTQRQALYGFRFRDDSELEQYIKDHPCAKLEVIFV, from the exons ATGAAGGGCGCCTCCAACTCGCagccgggggcgggggcgcaggcgcaggcgggccggcggcggcgctgggggctgctgctgccgctcctcgtcggcgccgcctTCCTCGCCGAGATCGCGTTCCTCGGTCGCCTCGACATGGCGAAGAACGCCGAGGCCGTCGAGAGCTGGACCACCTCCTTCTACCGCCGCTCCGCCAActggggcgagggcgagggcggggGAGGCGACGGGGGCGACGACGAGATCCGGCGGTGCGAGGAGCGGCTCGAGCTGGAGGACGCCGTGCCGTACGACCGCGACTTCGACAGGGACCCcgtgctcgtcggcggcgcTGCCAAG GATTGGAACAAATGTGCTGTAGGATGTGAGTTTGGGTTTTCTGCGAGTAAGACCCCTGATGCTACTTTTGGAATAGCGCCAGATTCTTCTGTAGAAAGCATCCTCAGATCAATGGAATCATCTCAATATTATTCAGGAAACAATATTGATGTGGCTCGAGG GAGAGGATACAAAATTGTGATGACAACCAGCCTTTCCTCAGATATACCCGTTGGTTACTTTTCATGGGCTGAATATGATATCATGGCACCTGTGCCTCCAAAGACTGAAGAAGCTCTTGCTGCAGCCTTTATTTCCAACTGTGGTGCACGGAACTTTCGTTTGCAAGCACTTGAGATGCTTGAAAACTTGGATGTGAAAATTGATTCATATGGTAGTTGTCATCGTAACCGTGATGGCAAAG TGGACAAAGTGGAGACTTTGAAGCGCTACAAATTCAGCTTGGCTTTTGAGAATTCTAATGAGGAGGATTATGTAACAGAAAAGTATTTTCAGTCGCTGGTAGCAG GTTCTATTCCAGTTGTTGTTGGTGCTCCGAATATTCAGGAATTTTCTCCAGGAGAAGGCGCGATATTACATATTAAGGAGCTTGATGATGTTGCTTCGGTTGCAAAGACAATGAAAAATATTGCTTCAAATCCTGACGCCTTCAATCAGTCCTTGAG GTGGAAGTATGATGGTCCGTCAGATTCTTTCAAAGCTCTTATCGACATGGCAGCAGTTCATTCATCTTGTCGGCTTTGCATACATATTGCTACAAAAATTCATGAAAAAGAGGAAAGGACTCCAAAATTTGCAAATCGTCCTTGTAGCTGTTCCAGCAAAAAGGGAACAGTTTACCACTTGTTTGTCCGAGAGAGAGGACAGTTTAAGTCAGAGAGCATTTATTTGAG ATCGGGCCAGATAACTCTAGGTGCTTTGGAGTCTGCGGTGCTTGCTAAATTTAGGTCGCTCAACCACGTTCCTGTATGGAAGGATGAAAGACCACCGAGTATTAGAGGTGGGGATGATCTGAAGGTATACAAGATCTACCCAGTCGGTCTAACACAGCGTCAAGCGTTATACGGTTTCAGGTTTAGAGACGATTCGGAACTTGAGCAATACATCAAAGACCACCCCTGTGCAAAGCTTGAAGTAATTTTTGTATAA
- the LOC120712626 gene encoding abscisic acid 8'-hydroxylase 2-like produces the protein MAFFFLAVACACYVASLAVLVLFGAGRRRRGGGAGRSGDPARGRLKLPPGSLGLPYLGETLQLYSQSPKIFFAARLKRYGEVFKTHVLGCPCVVLATPEAARMVLVSRAHLFKPTYPPSKERMIGPQALFFHQGEYHLRVRRVVQGWLGPDALRALVPDVEAAVASTLRWWEGRETSTFHTMKRLTFDVGVVTIFGRRMAEHVKEELRRNYFTVERGYNSFPIPVVPWTRYSQAIKARQRLGAILGGILSERRERDDTGDDLLGALMRYRNDGGAALSDDQVADNVLGVLFAAQDTTASVLTWILKFLHDNPKLLDAVKAEQMAAYEENDGGRLPLTWAQTKRMPLTQLVILESLRLASIITFTFREAVEDVDYEGFLIPKGWKVMPLFGSIHHSPEFFQDPQTFDPSRFMVAPRPGTFLPFGSGVHACPGNDLAKLEMAVLVHRLVTNYRWEVIRSSEDVTYSPFPVPKRGLRARLLRATTTTGGAEEGGRRAPPPEAAVALWRIGRCPGAGSPRTEQQRRHPAQETAGDPVIQSRGSS, from the exons AtggctttcttcttcctcgctgTAGCCTGCGCCTGCTACGTCGCCTCGCTCGCCGTGCTGGTGCTGTTCGGCGCGGGCAGGCgccggaggggcggcggcgccggccggagcGGAGACCCGGCGCGGGGGCGCCTCAAGCTGCCCCCGGGCTCCCTCGGCCTGCCGTACCTCGGCGAGACGCTGCAGCTCTACTCCCAGAGCCCCAAGATCTTCTTCGCCGCCAGGCTCAAGAG GTACGGCGAGGTGTTCAAGACGCACGTGCTGGGGTGCCCGTGCGTGGTGCTGGCGACCCCGGAGGCGGCGCGCATGGTGCTCGTGTCCCGGGCGCACCTCTTCAAGCCGACGTACCCGCCGAGCAAGGAGCGCATGATCGGGCCCCAGGCGCTCTTCTTCCACCAGGGCGAGTACCACCTCCGCGTGCGCCGCGTCGTGCAGGGCTGGCTCGGCCCCGACGCGCTCCGCGCCCTGGTGCCCGACGTCGAGGCCGCCGTCGCGTCCACGCTGCGCTGGTGGGAAGGCCGCGAGACGAGCACCTTCCACACCATGAAGAGG CTCACGTTCGACGTCGGCGTCGTCACCATCTTCGGCCGGCGGATGGCGGAGCACGTGAAGGAGGAGCTGAGGAGGAACTACTTCACCGTGGAGAGAGGCTACAACAGCTTCCCCATCCCCGTCGTCCCCTGGACCCGCTACAGCCAGGCCATCAAG gcgcggcagcggctgggcgCGATCCTGGGCGGCATCCTGTcggagcggcgggagcgggACGACACCGGCGACGACCTCCTGGGCGCCCTCATGCGGTACCgcaacgacggcggcgcggcgctctcGGACGACCAGGTCGCCGACAACGTCCTCGGCGTGCTGTTCGCGGCGCAGGACACGACGGCCAGCGTCCTCACCTGGATCCTCAAGTTCCTCCACGACAACCCCAAGCTTCTCGACGCCGTCAAG GCGGAGCAGATGGCCGCGTACGAGGAGAACGACGGCGGGAGGCTGCCGCTGACGTGGGCGCAGACGAAGCGGATGCCGCTGACGCAGCTG GTGATCTTGGAGAGCCTGAGGTTGGCGAGCATCATCACCTTCACGTTCAGGGAGGCCGTCGAGGACGTGGACTACGAAG GATTCCTGATCCCCAAGGGGTGGAAGGTGATGCCGCTGTTCGGGAGCATCCACCACAGCCCGGAGTTCTTCCAGGATCCGCAGACCTTCGACCCGTCCCGGTTCATG GTGGCGCCCAGGCCCGGCACGTTCCTGCCGTTCGGGAGCGGCGTGCACGCGTGCCCCGGGAACGACCTGGCCAAGCTCGAGATGGCCGTCCTCGTCCACCGCCTCGTCACCAACTACAG GTGGGAGGTGATCAGGTCGAGCGAGGATGTGACCTACAGCCCGTTCCCCGTGCCGAAGCGCGGCCTCCGGGCGAGGCTGCTgcgggcgacgacgacgaccggcggcgcggaggagggcggccgccgcgcgccgccgcctgaggCCGCTGTTGCTCTCTGGAGGATCGGTCGGTGTCCTGGCGCTGGCTCTCCTCGGACCGAGCAGCAGCGTCGTCACCCCGCCCAGGAGACGGCCGGGGATCCGGTCATCCAGAGTCGtggcagcagctag